The window CGGCGGTACCTGCAACAATAATGTCGCCGGTGCGGAGTGTTCCGTTCTGAACAAGCATTGTGGCGATGGGGCCGCGCCCCTTGTCAAGCCTTGCCTCAATGACGGTGCCCTTTGCCGCTCTGTCCGGGTTCGCCTTGAGCTCCTTCATATCCGCTGTCAATATAATCATTTCCAGCAAATCCTTAATACCGGCCTTGGTCACGGCAGAAACAGGGATACACGGTGTTTCACCGCCCCAGTCTTCCGGAACAAGTTCGTATTCGGTCAGCTGTTCCATAACATGCTGCGGGTTGGCGCCCGGCTTATCCATTTTGTTGATCGCAACAATAATGGAAACGTTGGCGGCCTTTGCGTGGTGAATCGCTTCAATGGTCTGCGGCATGATGCCGTCGTCCGCGGCAACCACCAGCACGGCAATGTCCGTTACCTGCGCGCCTCTGGCACGCATTGTGGTAAACGCGGCATGGCCCGGTGTGTCAAGGAAGGTAACGTCGCGGTCGCCGAGCTTTACCTGATAAGCGCCGATATGCTGCGTGATGCCGCCCGCCTCGGAGGCAGTGACATTCGCGTGGCGAATGGCGTCAAGCAGTGAGGTCTTGCCGTGGTCAACGTGACCCATGACGACAACAACCGGTGCACGCGCAACCAGATTGTCATCCACGTCCTCGCTGTCATCGATAATCTGCTCCTCGATGGTAACAACGACTTCTTTTTCCACCTTTGCATGGAACTCCAATGCCACCAGCGTGGCGGTGTCAAAGTCGATTGTATCGTTGACGGCGGCAAACACGCCCAGCGCCATCAGCTTCTTAATCACCTCGGCGGCAGTTGCCTTTAAGCGCAGGGCAAGCTCGCCGACCGTAATCTCCTCCGGAATCTGAATGGTAATCGGCTTCGCCTTGCGCTCTAACGCGATACGGCGCAGACGCTCGGACTCGGTCTCCTTGCGGGAGTTCCTCGACCTGCCGCGGTACTGGGTGCTGCGCTGGGTCAGCTTCTGCTTCTGCACGGTATTGGCCGTGTTGATTTTTTCAGATGCCAGACGGTCATACTTCTCATTATATTTATCGAGCTCCACATGTGAAGCCCTTGTATCGACAATTCTGCCTTCAGTGCGCTTAATCGCGGCGTTGGGGTCGGTGTTCGCCAGCGGAGCGGGCCTTCTCGGCACGCTGTTTTGCTGCGGTCTTGGCGCAACGGCTGCCTTCGGCGAGGTCGGCTTAGGGCCGACCGGCGTGATTTTGCCCGGCCTTACGGCTTTGCGCACCGGCTTTTGTTCCGAAGCCACCGCGCCCTGAACAGGCACTGCGGTAATCTGGCCGGGCTGTACGGCTACCCGAACCGGCGGCACTGCCGGCTGCACGGACTGTGCCGCGGCCTGCGGCTGCGCAGGGGTCTCCTGCGGCTGAGCGGGCTGTGGTTCTTTCACCTGCTGCACGGGCGCGTCAGCCACCGGTGTTTCCGGCTGGATAATGACGTCCGGTTTTTCCGGTTCAACCACGGTTTCCTTCTTGTTTGCCTCCGCGAAATACGTGTCAAGATTTTCGCTGCTGTTCTTTTGGGTAAAAGTTTCAAAAACGAGATCCAGTTCGTTTTCATCAAGAGCAGTCATATGTTTTTTTGTTTCGCCGGTATATTTTTCCAAAGTGTCAATAACATCCTTATTCGGAACGTTTAGATCCTTTGCCACCTCATGTACCCTGTATTTCATCATCATATATCAAATTCCTCCTCATTCCTCAGTACCGGCTGCTTCCGCCTTGCACAGCTCAAGCAGCTTCTTAGCGAACCCTGCGTCATTCACCGCGACAACTCCGGTTCGCTTTCCGAGAGCCATGCTGATTTCGTCCATCGTTGCCTTGAATATCACTGCTGCAACTTCTTCCTCTTGGGCCACCTGCCGGACTCCGCTGGCAGTGCGGGGTGACAGGTCATCTGCAAGCAGCACCATTTTAGCATTCCCTTTTCGCAGCGATTCTATCGCCGCGTCATTGCCGAGCGAAAGCCTTCCGGCCCTGCGCGCAATACCAAGAAGATGCAAGATTTTCTCATTCATTCCGGCTTATTTCCTCCTCCATACGGTCAAATACCTCGTCGGGGATTTTACAGGAGAAGGCTTTTTCAAATCTTCTCGCCTTACGAGC of the uncultured Caproiciproducens sp. genome contains:
- a CDS encoding ribosomal L7Ae/L30e/S12e/Gadd45 family protein codes for the protein MNEKILHLLGIARRAGRLSLGNDAAIESLRKGNAKMVLLADDLSPRTASGVRQVAQEEEVAAVIFKATMDEISMALGKRTGVVAVNDAGFAKKLLELCKAEAAGTEE
- the infB gene encoding translation initiation factor IF-2, with protein sequence MMMKYRVHEVAKDLNVPNKDVIDTLEKYTGETKKHMTALDENELDLVFETFTQKNSSENLDTYFAEANKKETVVEPEKPDVIIQPETPVADAPVQQVKEPQPAQPQETPAQPQAAAQSVQPAVPPVRVAVQPGQITAVPVQGAVASEQKPVRKAVRPGKITPVGPKPTSPKAAVAPRPQQNSVPRRPAPLANTDPNAAIKRTEGRIVDTRASHVELDKYNEKYDRLASEKINTANTVQKQKLTQRSTQYRGRSRNSRKETESERLRRIALERKAKPITIQIPEEITVGELALRLKATAAEVIKKLMALGVFAAVNDTIDFDTATLVALEFHAKVEKEVVVTIEEQIIDDSEDVDDNLVARAPVVVVMGHVDHGKTSLLDAIRHANVTASEAGGITQHIGAYQVKLGDRDVTFLDTPGHAAFTTMRARGAQVTDIAVLVVAADDGIMPQTIEAIHHAKAANVSIIVAINKMDKPGANPQHVMEQLTEYELVPEDWGGETPCIPVSAVTKAGIKDLLEMIILTADMKELKANPDRAAKGTVIEARLDKGRGPIATMLVQNGTLRTGDIIVAGTAVGRVRAMTNADGEKIEQAGPSVPVEITGLDDVPTGGDIFNAVSDERLARELVDQRRTEIKEERFNSRTKVTLDNLFDQMKEGDMKELQIIVKADVQGSVEAVRQSLEKLGNEEVRVNVIHNGVGAISESDVMLASASNAIIVGFNVRPDPVAEETAKRDGVDMRLYRIIYDCIGEIEAAMKGMLAPKFRELALGKAECREVYKITNVGTIVGAHVTTGKINRAAQIRVVRDGIVITEDKIASLRRFKDDVKDVAEGYDCGIGLERFNDIKEGDILEAFMMEEYKD